The nucleotide sequence TGGTGTTAAATTAGTTTCAACTCCTGCTCAAAAATTTATTGATTCGGATGAAGTTTTTGGTAGTGTACCGCACGTATTACTTCAAGGTTTTAATGGAGATGTTGTCGCCGCAATGCAAGCATACCATAAACATTTTCCAAATAATAAGTTAATTGCTTTAATCGACTATCACAATGATATTATTAGTGATGCCAAGAAAGTCTGGGACGCGATGGGGACAAAAGTGTGAGGTGTTCGGATCGATACATCTAAAAACATGATTGACCACATGTTTGACAATGAAGAACCACATTATGGTGTGAATGTCGAACAAGTAAAACGTCTAAGAAAAGCATTGGATGAAATAGGTGCAACCAGCTATAAAATAGTTGTTTCTAGTGGTTTTGATGCTAAGAAAATTGCACACTTTGAAGCTGAAGGTGCCCCAGTAGACTATTATGGTGTTGGTGCATCAATTTTTAAATTAAATAATTCCTTTTCTGCTGATGCTACTGTCTTAAACGGACAATTAGAAGCTAAAGAAGGAAGAGAATATCGTAAAAACGAAAATTTAAAGGAATTTAATTAAAAAATGAGTTCAGATACTAAAGAAATCGTATTTTTAGATATTAAAACCAACGGATATGATGTTGGTGAAACTGTTTTGTCAATTAGTGCAATTAAATTT is from Mycoplasmopsis pullorum and encodes:
- a CDS encoding nicotinate phosphoribosyltransferase, which translates into the protein MDKRQFIASYFEKTKTILEHEKPNNVIILQFFQRKDNAMLAGMSEVLELLKNETDTSKYKIRYIPDGTIINNLDIVLELEGNYQDFGIWEGMIDGILARSTSIATNAYSCVQAAQGKPVIFMGDRADHYLNQFVDGKAVALAGVKLVSTPAQKFIDSDEVFGSVPHVLLQGFNGDVVAAMQAYHKHFPNNKLIALIDYHNDIISDAKKVWDAMGTKVWGVRIDTSKNMIDHMFDNEEPHYGVNVEQVKRLRKALDEIGATSYKIVVSSGFDAKKIAHFEAEGAPVDYYGVGASIFKLNNSFSADATVLNGQLEAKEGREYRKNENLKEFN